One genomic region from Quercus robur chromosome 4, dhQueRobu3.1, whole genome shotgun sequence encodes:
- the LOC126723335 gene encoding F-box/kelch-repeat protein At3g06240-like, with product MAPPQYKVAPPLGRRSRRCRLKSLPEELVEEILAWLPVKSLVRFKCVKKSWTALFQTPNFIAKHLRSSQSKTKNHPNPTLLLEILGERSLVSKYLLQSHHHDEANDHRSVYHDHLPQYHHDVGSVSDEWLVLEEERRLPFVDYFQGENMMSGLFTDGLLRTNMFACINGIICIGGLFNCYPSFHGFVLWNPAIREGKTVAYPITKTPDFVQAKKSFSFFAFGYDQISNDYKVVRVERYTLKSAITSYYNSFYLYSLRADSWTQIFSTPFLHSNVSVDTRHDEIYFNGVHHWLGFPNEEPGERYNNRIIISFDMSHEVFQIIRFPEFSTSKSERLAVFNDCLACILYGITECIDIDIWVMREYGVEDSWTKQLVVNPPVPITCPVRFFGNGEFLLFDKNWAMVLYNIGSQEIRILQCTGYPNTSLPLELIDYVESLVSFTGGNVF from the coding sequence atggcccccccacaGTATAAGGTGGCTCCGCCCCTGGGGCGGAGGTCGAGAAGGTGCAGGTTAAAAAGTTTACCAGAAGAGTTGGTGGAAGAGATCTTGGCATGGCTTCCAGTAAAATCATTAGTTCGTTTCAAGTGCGTTAAAAAGTCATGGACAGCTCTTTTCCAAACCCCAAATTTCATTGCCAAACACCTTCGTTCCAGTCAGTCTAAAACTAAAAACCATCCAAATCCAACTCTTCTTCTCGAGATCCTTGGCGAAAGAAGTCTTGTTTCAAAATACCTCCTGCAATCTCATCATCACGACGAGGCCAATGACCACCGAAGTGTTTATCATGATCACCTCCCGCAATATCATCATGATGTTGGTTCTGTTTCTGATGAGTGGCTTGTTCTTGAAGAAGAACGACGACTACCTTTTGTGGACTACTTTCAGGGTGAGAACATGATGAGTGGCTTGTTCACAGATGGACTACTACGCACCAACATGTTTGCTTGCATCAACGGCATTATTTGTATTGGCGGTCTATTCAATTGCTACCCCTCCTTTCATGGCTTTGTTTTATGGAATCCGGCGATCAGAGAAGGTAAAACCGTTGCCTATCCCATAACCAAAACTCCTGATTTTGTTCAAGCAAAAAAAtcgttttccttttttgcatttggttatGATCAAATTTCTAATGACTACAAGGTGGTTAGAGTTGAGAGATATACTTTGAAATCTGCAATCACCAGCTACTACAATTCTTTTTATCTTTACTCCCTAAGGGCTGATTCCTGGACCCAAATATTTAGCACCCCTTTTCTTCATTCAAACGTTAGTGTGGATACTCGTCATGATGAAATATACTTTAATGGAGTTCATCATTGGCTTGGTTTCCCCAACGAAGAACCCGGGGAGAGATATAATAATCGCATAATTATATCCTTTGACATGAGCCATGAGGTTTTTCAAATAATAAGGTTTCCAGAGTTTTCAACAAGCAAAAGCGAAAGGCTTGCTGTATTCAATGATTGCCTTGCTTGTATCCTTTATGGTATCACTGAATgcattgatattgatatatgGGTGATGCGTGAATATGGGGTCGAGGATTCTTGGACCAAACAGCTTGTTGTAAATCCCCCTGTACCAATTACATGTCCAGTACGATTTTTCGGGAATGGAGAATTCCTTCTGTTTGATAAAAATTGGGCAATGGTTTTGTATAACATTGGTTCTCAAGAAATTAGGATTCTTCAATGCACAGGCTATCCAAACACATCCCTGCCATTGGAACTTATCGATTACGTGGAGAGTCTTGTTTCATTCACAGGTGGAAATGTGTTTTAG